AAGGTGCTGACGGGCGGTGTCGATGCCAATGCGCTCCAGCGGCCGAAGCGATTCTTCGGTGCGGCGCGCAACATCGAGGAAGGCGGCTCGCTCTCCATCATCGCGACGGCCCTGATCGATACGGGCAGCCGCATGGACGAAGTGATCTTCGAAGAGTTCAAGGGCACCGGCAACTCGGAAATCGTGCTGGACCGCAAGGTGGCCGACAAGCGCATCTTCCCGGCGATGGACGTCGGCAAGTCCGGCACGCGCAAGGAGGAGCTGCTGCTCGACAAGAGCAAGCTCTCCAAGATGTGGGTGCTGCGCCGGATCCTCATGCAGATGGGCACCACCGATGCGATGGAGTTCCTGCTCGACAAGATGAAGGATTCGAAGACCAACGAGGATTTCTTCGACTCGATGAACCAGTAATCCGCAGCCGGGCCTGCCGCATATTGCGGCAGGACTCCGGCAAGGACGGTCGGCGGGCCAAAGGCCCGTCCGATGCGTGGGCTTTGCCCACGCGACACCCCGATACCGCCATCATGCTGAACCTGTTTCAGCACTCATGAACCGACCTGTCTGCCCCGCCTGCCCTCGGCGGCGGGCACTGGATGCTGAAACAAGTTCGGCATGACGGTCGGGATGAATCGACAGGCCCGTCCCGGCCCGATAACAGCAACCTATGCTCGAGCTTTGGCAGCACATCGTCGCGGATTTCGCGAGTTTCGGATCGACGGCGGCGCTGGCCGCTTTCGGCCAGGTGCTGATGATCGACGTGATGCTGGCGGGCGACAATGCGATCGTGGTCGGCGCGCTGGCGGCGGGCTTGCCGGCCGAGCAGCGTCGCAAGGTGATCCTGATCGGCATTCTCGCGGCGCTGGTGCTGCGGATCGCATTCGCCCTGATCGTCACGCAATTGCTGCAGGTGGTAGGCCTCGTTTTCGCGGGTGGGCTGCTGCTGTTGTGGGTCGCGTGGAGGATGTGGCGCGAGCTGCGCGACGATCCCAAGACCGAAGCGCACGAAGATCTGAAGCCCGTGCGGAGCTTCGCCGCTGCCGCATGGGCGGTCGCGGTGGCCGACATCAGCATGAGCCTGGACAATGTGCTGGCGGTGGCCGGCGCCGCGCGCGCGCATCCGGGCATCCTCATCATCGGGCTGGTGCTGTCGGTGATCCTGATGGGTGTGGCGGCCAATGTGCTGGCCAAGGTGATCGAGCGCTATCGCTGGATCGCCTATTTCGGCCTGCTGGTGATCCTCTACGTCGCCGCCAAGATGATCTACGACGGGATCACGAACACCGACGTGGGGTTGCTGACGCTTTTCTCCTGACGCTGTCTTCCCAGGAAGCCATCGTCATTGCGAGCGTAGAGAAGCTATCTAGCTCCGAGTGGGGGACTGGATTGCTTCGCTGCGCTCGCAATGACGAATGTTTCTCAGACGGCTTCAGGGAATCAGGATGGTCGAGCCGGTCGTCGCCCGGCTTTCGATCGCTTCCTGCGCCTTGCCCGCCTCCGCCAGCGGCCATTCCGCACCGATATCGACGCGGACCTTGCCCGATTCCAGCATCGCGAACAGGCGATCCGCAGCAGCGGTGCGCTCCTCCGGCGTCGCGGTATAGTCGCCCAGGGTCGGCCGGGTGAGAAACACCGATCCGGCGCGCATCAGCGCCAGCGGCGCGACCGGATCGACGGGGCCCGAGGCATTGCCGAAGCTGATGATGAGCCCCCGCTTCGCGACCGAGGCGATCGATGGCGCCCAGCTGTCGCGTCCGACACTGTCGAACACGACATCCACGCCCCGGCCACCGGTCGCGGCGCGGACCTGCTCGGCAAGGCCCTCCAGAGGCCCGTGGAACGCGTGATCCGCGCCGAGGCGCTGCGCACGGGCGGCCTTCTCCGGCGTGCCGGTATGGGCGATCACCGTGGTGCCAAGAGCCTTCAGCCATTGGATCAGCAGCGATCCCACGCCGCCGGCTGCGGCATGGACGAGCGCCGTCTGCCCGGCCTGCACCTTGCCGCACGCGCCGACCAGCATATCGACGGTCAGGCCCTTCAGCATGGCGGCAGCCGCAATGCGGGAGTCGACCCCATCTGGCAGACGCACCAGCGGCGCGGCCGGCATGGTGCGGACGCTGCAATAGGCGCCCAGCGGCCCACCGGCATACGCGATGCGATCACCGGGGGTGACGTGGGTGACGCCCTCCCCCACCGCCTCGACGATGCCAGCGGCTTCCGTGCCGAGGCCGCTTGGCAGATCGAGCGGATAGACGCCCTTGCGATAATAGATGTCGATGAAATTGACGCCGATCGCCTCGTGGCGGACGCGCACCTCGCCCGGACCCGGCTCGGAGAACACGGCGGGTGCCTGCTCCAGGACCTCGGCGCCGCCCGTGCGCGGCACGACGATGCGGATGTCGCTCATGCCAGATACCCCGCGAAGAAATCGCGCGTGCGCCCCTCGGCGATCAACGCGGCGGTGTCGCTGCGGCGCTTGCCGGCTGTGTCGGCGAAGCCATGATCGACGCCGGCATATTCCTCGATCGCGACATGGTGATTGCCGTCGAGCGCGGCGTGGATCTTGCCCCGCGCCTCCTGGCTGATGAAGCCGTCCTCCTCCGCGAAATGGAGCAGCAGCGGTTTCGCGATGGCGTGCGCTTCGGCGAGATACAGCGGGATGGCGGCGCCATAGAAGCCGACGCTGGCATCCACATCGGTGCGCGTGGCGGCGAGATAGGCGATACCGCCGCCCATGCAGAAACCGACGATGCCGACCTTGCCGCCCGTCATCAATGCGCGGGCGGCGCGGATCACCGCCTCGACATCCTCTATCCCTTTGTTAAAATTGAACTTTGTTCGGATTTCGAAGGCGTCCGCCATCTCTTCCGGCACATCGGGATTCACGTCGTAGCCGGGGGCGAAGCGCCAGAACATGTCCGGTGCCAGCGCCAGATAGCCGAGCGCGGCCCAATCGTCCGCTTTCTGGCGGATGCCGGCATTCACGCCGAAAATCTCCTGGATCACGATGATCGCGGCCTTGGGCGGCCCGGAGGGAAGCGCGCGATAGACCGAGAAGCTGCCTGAGCCGTCCAGCGCGGCCACGTCCATCCGATCACCCATGCGCTCGATCCTCCTGATCCTGGGCCGAAAGCGCGCTTTTGTGCGTCCCTCGACGGTTTCGCCACGATCCTCTACCAATCGCCCGACCTCGCGCAACGGGATGTGGCCGGCCATGAACATTACGATGAACATCGATTGCACGCCGGAGGAGGCCCGCCGCCTGATGGGCCTGCCCGATATGGCGCCGATCCATGACCTTTACATGGACAAGCTGAAGCAGACGATGGGCGAAGGCTTCACCCCCGAGGTGATCGAGAATATGATGCGATCGTGGACGCCGATGGGCGAAGTGGGCTTCGGCGTATGGAAGCAGCTGATCGATCAGATGACGGGTTCGGCGACGAAGAAATGACGCTCTCCTCCGCGGGGGACACCATCTTCGCGCTTTCGAGCGGAGCGCCGCCGGCTGCCATCGCGATCGTCCGGGTGAGCGGGCCGGGTGCCGGACCGGCGCTGGCGGCGATCGCCGGATCGGTGCCGGAGCCCCGCCGGGCGCGCCATGCGGCGCTGCGGGACGATGACGGCGCCTTGATCGATCGGGCCCTGCTTCTGTGGATGCCGGGGCCGAACTCCGCGACGGGCGAAGATCTGGCGGAGTTTCATCTGCATGGTGGCCGCGCGGTGGTGGCGGCGTTGTTCGATCGGTTGGCGGGGCTGCCGGGATTGCGGAGTGCCTTGCCCGGCGAATTCACCCGGCGGGCCTTTCTCCATGGCCGGATCGACCTGACCGAAGCCGAGGGGCTCGCGGATCTGCTGAGCGCGGAGACCGCGGGCCAGCATCGGCGCGCTCTCCGCATGGCCGAGGGCGGATTAGGCCGGATCATCGAGCGGTGGCGGTCTGTCCTGCTGGGCCTTTCGGCACAGATCGAGGCGGCGATCGAATTCGGCGAATCCGACGAGGAGGTCGGCACCGCGATCCGGATCGACGGGGCGTTGGCCGAATTGGCGGGTGAGGCCAAGGCCTTGCTGGCGGCGCCTCCGGCCGAACGGCTGCGGGATGGCCTGCGGATCGTGGCGGCAGGGCCCCCGAATTCCGGTAAATCCACCCTTATCAATGCCTTGGCGGGGCGAGAGGTGGCGTTGGCCACGCCGATTGCGGGCACGACGCGCGATATCATCGAGGCGCCCGTACGGCTGGATGGTCATGCCATCCTGCTCACGGATACGGCGGGGTTGCGTGATGGTGCGGAGGAGGTCGAGCGTCTCGGTATCGCCCGCGCGCGGAATGCGATCGATGGCGCCGACCTGATCCTGTGGTGCGGAGCGCCGGAGGACTGCCCTGCCCCCGATCGGAGCCTCCTGCTTCACACGCGCGCGGATGAGCGGAGTGATGTGGCGCCGGTGGGAAGCCTCGGCGTTTCGATCCATGACCCGAATAGCCTGATCGCGTTGCGGCGCAGCATCGATGCCAAAGCGCATCTGCTGGCAGGGCCTGACGATGCCCTGTCTCTCAACGCACGGCAAAGGGCGTTGGTGGGGACGATCGCGGAAGAACTGGCGGTGGCCTCGTCAATGCTCGATCCGATCCTGCAGGCGGAGCATCTTCGGATCTGTCGCGATGCCCTGGATCGGCTGGTGGGGCGATCCGGCGTCGAGGACATGCTCGACAGTCTGTTCGGTCGTTTCTGCCTCGGCAAATAGTTCCACGTGGAACATCGCGCCCGCAGCCGGTAAGGGACTGCCATGTTGAGCGCGGATGTCATCATCGTCGGGGGAGGTCACGCCGGAGTCGAGGCTGCGGCTGCGGCCGCGCGGCTGGGCGCATCGGTCACTCTCGTCACCGCACGCGCCGACATGATCGGCGCGATGTCCTGCAATCCGGCAATCGGCGGGATCGGCAAAGGGCATCTCGTACGTGAGCTCGACGCATGCGGCGGGCTGATGGCGCAATCGGCGGATCAGGCTGCGATCCACTATCGAATGCTGAATCGCTCGAAGGGGCCCGCCGTCCGTGGCCCGCGCATCCAGGCGGATCGCAAGCGTTTCCGGGCCGCCATTCAGGCGGAGGTAGCGGCGCAATCGGGGCTGCGCGTGATCGAGGGATCGGTGGCCGGGCTGGCGATCGAGCGCGGTGCCGTCGCTGGAGTGTCGCTTGAGGACGGTCGCGTACTGACCGCGCGCGCCGTGGTGCTGGCGACGGGAACCTTCCTCGGTGGGCGGCTCTATTTCGGCATGGAGATTTGCGATGGCGGCCGCATCGGCGAGCCGGGCGCGCATCCCCTCGCCCGTCAGATCGCGGCCCTGGGCCTGCCGATTGCACGGCTCAAAACGGGCACCCCGCCGCGCCTCGACGGACGTCTGATTGACTGGGCGGCGCTGGAATCGCAGCCGAGCGACGATGATCCGTGGACCTTCTCGCCCGTTACCAAAAGCCGCCCCCTGCCCCAGCTGGCCTGCGCGATCAGCCGCACCTCTTCGCGGACGCACGATATCATCCGGGCCAATCTGGATCGGTCCCCGCTTTATGCCGGCGTGATCGAGGGCGTCGGACCACGTTATTGTCCGTCGATCGAGGACAAGATCGTCCGCTTCGGCGATCGCGACGGGCATCAGATCTTTCTGGAGCCCGAGGGGCTGGACGATCACGCCGTCTATCCCAACGGCCTTTCCACCTCGCTGCCGCTGGATGTGCAGCAGGCTTTGATCGCGTCGATTCCGGGATTGGAGCACGCCACGATCCTCCAGCCCGGCTATGCCGTCGAGTATGATCATATCGATCCGCGCGTGCTGGATCACGGCCTGGGGGTGCGGGACGTGCCCGGCCTGTATTGCGCGGGCCAGATAAACGGCACCACGGGCTATGAGGAAGCGGGCGCGCAGGGCCTCGTCGCGGGGATCGGCGCGGCGCGATATACAGCGGGTCTGAGCCCCGTGCGGTTCGATCGCACGCAATCCTATATCGGCGTGATGATCGACGATCTCGTGCTGCAGGGCGTGACGGAGCCGTATCGCATGCTCACGTCGCGCGCCGAGTTCCGGCTGCACTTGCGCGCCGATAATGCGGGTGCGCGGCTGGGCCGCTTCGCGCAGGAATTGGGTCTGCTGTCTGGTGAGCGATCCGAGGCGATCGATCGGCATCTGGCCGCGAAGGGCGATGTTGGTCGACTTCTGGCCCCCCGAACCGATGCCATAGCGCGGGGTACAGGCGCAGAGGCATTGGTCGCGGCCGATCCCACGCTGGCGGAGTTCGACGCCGATCTGGTCGATGAGGTCGTCGCCGATATCGCCTATCTCCCCTATGTCGAGCGGCAGCAGCGTGAGGAGCAGGCTCGTCGTGGCGGCGATGCGGCAATCGCGCTCGGCCGAATCGAAAGCTTCGGGCATATCGCTGGCTTGTCAAACGAGATGATCGAGCGACTGGATCGTGCCCGGCCCGCAACGCTGGCGGATGCGAGCCGCGTGCGCGGCATCACGCCTGCCGCATTGACCGCGATCCTGGTCGCTGTACGGCGCGCGGCATGACGGAAGAGGAAGCGCGCGTGCGCGTCGCAGAGGGTGTTTCACGTGAAACACTGGACGGGCTGGACCGGCTCGTCGCTTTGGTGAGCGAGGAAAATGCGCGCCAGAATCTGGTGTCGCCCTCGACCCTCTCGATCATGTGGAGCCGCCACATCCTGGATTCCGCGCAGCTGTTTTGGCTGGCGGAGGGGGCATCCGGATCATGGCTCGATATCGGATCGGGTGGTGGTTTTCCGGGCCTCGTCATCGCCCTGATGCGATCCGACCTCACCATATTGGCCGAGCCGCGCAGCAAGCGAGCCACCTTTCTGCGCGAAACGGCCGATGCCCTGGGCATCGTAGATCGGGTTCGGGTGGCGGCCTCGCGTGTGGAAACGGCCCCGATCGATACGCCCGTTTCGATCGTGAGCGCGCGCGCCGTTGCCGCCCTTCCCGCTCTGTTCGCGATGGCGGCCCGCCACACGACAAAAAATACGCTCTGGCTGCTGCCAAAGGGCCGATCTGCGGCGGATGAGGTGGCGGAGGCCGCGCGGGAATGGCAGGGTGATCTGCGCCTCGTGCCGAGTCTCTCCGATCCCGATTCGGCGATCGTCGTGGCGCGGGCCATGCGGAGGATAAGCGGATGAACCGGATCGCGATCGCGAATCAGAAGGGTGGCGTCGGCAAGACGACGAGCGCGATCAACATCGCGACCGGCCTCGCAGCCGCCGGCAAGCGCGTGTTGCTGATCGATTTCGATCCGCAGGGCAATGCCTCCACCGGCCTCGGCATCGACCAGCATAGCCGCGCGGCGTCGTCCTACCAGCTCGTCACCGGGGCGGCCGGGCTCGACGAATGCGTGCGCGCGACCAGCGTACCCAAGCTCGATATCGTCCCCGCGACGCAGGATCTTTCCGCGATCGAGGTAGAGCTGGTGGATGAAGCCGATCGCGCGCATCGCCTCGCCAAGGCACTGGATCAGGCGAACAGCCGCTGGGACATCTGCCTGATTGATTGCCCGCCCTCGCTCGGGCTGCTGACGATCAACGCGCTAGTCGCCTCCTCCTCCTTGCTGGTACCCCTCCAGTGCGAGTTCTTCGCGCTGGAGGGGCTCAGCCAGCTGCTCCACACGGTCGAGCGTGTGCGTCAGCGGCTCAACCCCGATCTCGCTATCCTGGGAATTGCCCTCACCATGTATGATCGCCGTAATCGCCTGTCGGAACAGGTCGCGCAGGATGTGCGCGCCGTGATCGGCGATCTCGTTTTCAACACCGTGATTCCGCGCAACGTGCGCCTGTCCGAGGCGCCGAGCCATGGCCTCCCTGCCCTCGTTTACGATCATCGCTGCCCCGGATCGGAGGCCTATATCGCGCTTGTGCGCGAAATGATCGGCCGTCTGCCCCAGCCGGCCAAGGCGGCCGCATGAGCGAAGTGAAGCGTGGGCTAGGCCGTGGTCTGTCGGCCCTGCTCGGGGATGTTCAGCGCGAGCAGCCGATCGATCCGGCAGCCCCCCGCGAGGGTGGCATCCGCCTGATCGACGTTGCCGCGATCAAGCCCAATCCCGATCAGCCGCGTCGTCATTTCGACGAGACCGCGCTGGAGGAACTCGCCGCCTCGCTGAAGGAGCGCGGTGTACTCCAGCCGATCATCGTCCGCACGCAGGACAGCGGCTATCAGATCGTCGCCGGCGAGCGCCGCTGGCGCGCGGCGCAGCGAGCGCAATTGCATCAGGTGCCGGCGATCGTCCGCACAATGACGGACGCCGAGACGTTCGAACTGGCGATCATCGAGAATATCCAGCGCCAGGATCTCAATGCGATCGAAGAAGCTGAGGCTTATCAAAGACTTGGCGCTGAATATGGTCATACGCAGGAAGCGCTGGGCAAGCTGGTCGGCAAATCGCGCAGCCATGTCGCCAATCTGCTGCGCCTGCTGGAGCTGCCGGGCGATGTGCGCGCGGCGGTGGCGGACGGGCGGCTCAGCATGGGCCATGCACGCGCGCTGATCACGGCCGAGGATCCCGCGACGCTGGCGGAGCAGGTGATGCGCGACGGCCTCTCGGTGCGCGACACGGAGAAGCTCGCCAAGCAGGCCAGGGGCGGCAAGGAAAAGCGCCCTGGGCCGATGGAGTATAAGGGCAGCAGCGCCGACACCGAGGCGCTGGAGCGGCAGCTGAGCGATCTGCTGGGGCTGAAGGTGGCGATCGCGCATGGGCCGAAGGGCGGCACCGTCACGATCGGCTATTCGACGCTCGATCAGCTGGATCTGATCTGCCAGCGGCTCAACGGCGGGCCGATCTGATCGGTATCCCGTCACCCCGGCAGGCTGAGGTCGCGTGAGGCGAAGTGTCGCACTTCCCTTCGAGAGATCCCAGCCAGCGCTGGGATGACGCGTGCATCACCCCACCTCGTTCGCCCTGAGCGTGTTGAAGGGCCGTCCTTCTCATCGTTCGTGAAGAAGGTCGGTGCTTCGACAGGCTCAGCACGAATGGTTTTGGGAGAGTGTGGGCCCTATCGCCGCCGGGCGGCGTGGCGGCTGACGGCGAGGACTTCCTCCGCCGCGACGAAGCTGCCGGCATAGCCGCTCGTCTTCAATTGCCGCTCCGCCTCACCCAGCCGGCCGAGGGCCGTGGCGAGCGAGCCGGCATTCCAGCGGGACAGTTCGGAACGGACCGCGTCCTTCTCCTTCCAGAAGATCGCGCGACCGGCCGTCTCCATCACGCGGTCGATCCCCTCGCCACCCTCCATCTGGCCCCGCAATTGGGCCAGCAGCAACGCGCGGCGGCTGAGGGCACGCAACACCGGCACGCCCTCGATTCCCTCGCTGGCGAGCCGTTTCAGCTCTTCGTCGGCCACGGCGACCTGCCCGCCGAACACGGCATGGGACAGGCGCGTCAGATCGCCCTCCTCAATCCCCGCGCCCAGGGCGTCCAGCGCCTCATGGCCGATCTCGCGGATCCGGTCGGGCGCGGCATCGACGAACAGCGCGAGCTTCTCCAGTTCCTGCGCCAATACGGCGCGATCGTTGGAGGCGGCGGCCACCAGCCGGTGCGCGACATCGTTGCGCATCTGCAGGCCCAGCGCGCGGCCCATTTCCAGCGCCATGCCATCGGCATCGCGGCCCTCGGGCGGATAGCAGGCGTGGACGATCGCGGCGTTGCTGGCGCTGGCGGCTTTCACCAGCTTCGAATCCTTGCGCAGCCCCGGCCCAATCGCGACGGCGGGGTTACCGGCGGCGGCCGCCTCCAGCAGCGCCGCGACGGCCTCGGCCGCATCGTCGGTGGCGGGATCGATCCGGATCCAGCGCTTGCCGCCGAACATCGAGAAGGAGGCCGCCTCGTCCGCCAGCCGGGCGGGATCGCCCTTGAGTTGGGCGGAGGTCATGTCGACGCGCTCGGCCCCCTCGCCCAGCGCCTTGCCCAGCCGCGCCGCAAATGCGCGCGCACCGGCCTCGTCGGGGCCGTGGAAGAGATAGAGACGGATATCGGGATCGGCGGCGTCCAGCGCGCGCAACAGCCGCGCCTCCGCCGGTTTCATCGACGCGCCGCCATTACCGGTCGGTCGTCTTGGTGCGCGAGGCGTAGAGGGCGAGGCGCGCGACGATCTGGTCCGCCACCTGCCCCGAAAGCCGTTCCAGCGCGGTCTGCTCGGCCGCGATCACCGCATATTCTGAGCGGACCACGTCGATGCCCGCATCCGATCCGGCGGTGGCGTCCACCAGCACCGTGCCCGCTTCGATATCGACGAGCTTGTAGCGCGCGCGGAGCGTCCGCCGCTCGCGCGTCACCGTATTGTCGGCGCGCACGCCGAAGCCGAGGATCTGGTCGTCCAGTTCGACATCCAGCCGGTAGCGCGCGCCACCGGCCTTGCCGAGCCGATCGATCAGCGCGTTGCGCATCAGCCAGCCGTCCTTGCCGCCGATCTGGCCGACCTCGACCGTGCCCAGCGTCTGCGCGACCGGGCCGTTGCCGCCCGCCGCATAAAGCGGGTGCAGGCCGCAGCCGTTCAGCAACGGGGCGGTGACGGCGAGCAGAGCGAGGGCGGCCAGGCGCGTCATGCGACGATATTCACCAGTCGATCGGGCACCACGATCACCTTCTTGGGCACCGCGCCCGCCAGTATGATCTGCACCTTCGGATTGGCGAGCGCCAGAGCCTCCAGCGCATCCTTCGCGCTGCCCTTGGCGACCGAGATCGTATCGCGCAGCTTGCCGTTGACCTGCAGCGCGACCGTCACCTCGTCATCGACGAGCAGAGCCGGATCGAAAGCGGGCCAGGCCGCATCCGCGATCAGCCCCTCGCCGCCGACGCGCTCCCACGCCGATTCCGCCAGATGCGGGATCATCGGGCTGACGAGCAGGATCAGGGCACGCGCCGCCTCGGTCCGGTCGGGCGACGGCGCCGCCTTTTCCAGCGCGCCGACGAGCGTGAAGATCTTGGCGACCGCCTTGTTGAACTGCAGCGCCTCGATATCCTCGGCGATGCCCGCGATCGTGCGGTGGAGCAGCTTGCGGAGCGCGATGTCGCCGCCCTCGCCCGCCGTCCCGGTCGGCTCGGTCAGGCGCCACACGCGCTGGACGAGGCGCGCCGCGCCCTCGATCCCGGCCAGCGACCATTCCAGATCGCGCTCGGGCGGGCTGTCGGACAGCATGAACCAGCGGACGGCATCGGCGCCGTAGCGATCGAGAATGGGCGCGGGATCGACCACATTCTTCTTCGACTTCGACATCTTCTCGACGCGGCCGACATGGATCGGATGATCGGTGCCGGTCTGGAACAGGCCCTCGGGGCGGCGCTCGATCTCGTCGGTGGCGACCCAGCTGGAGACGGTGACCATATCCGTGCCCAGCGCCGCTTTCTCTTCGGCGGTGGCGGGCAGTTCGATCTTCGTCTGATAGGTTTCGTGCGTCACCATGCCCTGCGTGAACAGGCCGGTGAACGGCTCGGCGATATCGATCTTGCCGATCCGCTTCAGCGCGCGCGTCCAGAAGCGGGCATAGAGCAGGTGCAGGATCGCATGCTCCACGCCGCCGATATACTGGCCTACGGGCAGCCAGCGCTCGGCCACGTCCTTGTCGAACGGCTTGTCGGCCGGGCCGCTGGCGAAGCGGATGAAATACCAGGAGGAATCCGCGAACGTATCGAGCGTGTCGGTCTCGCGCCGCGCGGGCTTGCCGCAGCTCGGGCAATCGACATGCTTCCAGGTCGGGTGCCGGTCGAGCGGATTGCCGGGAATGTCGAAGCTCACATCCTCGGGCAGCACCACGGGCAGCTGCGCCTTGGGCACGGGCACGACGCCGCACGCCTCGCAGTGGATCACCGGGATCGGCGTGCCCCAGTAACGCTGGCGGCTGACGCCCCAGTCGCGCAGGCGGAAGACGGTGGTGCCGGTGCCCCAGCCTTCGCCCTCGGCGCGATCGATCACGGCGGCCTTGGCGTCCTCGGAAGCCATGCCGTCCAGGAAGCGCGAATTGACGATCAGGCCGGGCGCCGTGTCCGCCTCGTCCTGGATCGGCGCGTCCTTCTCGTCCGGAGACGCCGCGACGACGCGCGTGACGGGCAGCTGATATTTGCGCGCGAAATCCAGATCGCGCTGGTCATGC
This DNA window, taken from Sphingomonas sp. AP4-R1, encodes the following:
- the leuS gene encoding leucine--tRNA ligase; amino-acid sequence: MTEDRTAADRARFDPVAADGRWQQAWAERGTFHADDNSPKPKSYVLEMFPYPSGRIHMGHVRNYTMGDVLARFRRMTGHEVLHPMGWDAFGMPAENAAMEKKVHPGAWTRQNIEAMKAQLKRIGFALDWSRELATCEPDYYGQEQALFLDMFAAGLVYRKESAVNWDPVDMTVLANEQVIDGRGWRSGALVERRKLSQWFLKITDFADELLDGLDGLDHWPDKVKLMQANWIGRSRGLRFRFALESGPLPNVEVFTTRPDTIFGASFVAVSVDHPLAQALLAQGTPGLEAFIAECRRTGTAAAEIETAEKLGFDTGLSAVHPLDPTWTLPVFIANFVLMDYGTGAVFGVPAHDQRDLDFARKYQLPVTRVVAASPDEKDAPIQDEADTAPGLIVNSRFLDGMASEDAKAAVIDRAEGEGWGTGTTVFRLRDWGVSRQRYWGTPIPVIHCEACGVVPVPKAQLPVVLPEDVSFDIPGNPLDRHPTWKHVDCPSCGKPARRETDTLDTFADSSWYFIRFASGPADKPFDKDVAERWLPVGQYIGGVEHAILHLLYARFWTRALKRIGKIDIAEPFTGLFTQGMVTHETYQTKIELPATAEEKAALGTDMVTVSSWVATDEIERRPEGLFQTGTDHPIHVGRVEKMSKSKKNVVDPAPILDRYGADAVRWFMLSDSPPERDLEWSLAGIEGAARLVQRVWRLTEPTGTAGEGGDIALRKLLHRTIAGIAEDIEALQFNKAVAKIFTLVGALEKAAPSPDRTEAARALILLVSPMIPHLAESAWERVGGEGLIADAAWPAFDPALLVDDEVTVALQVNGKLRDTISVAKGSAKDALEALALANPKVQIILAGAVPKKVIVVPDRLVNIVA